Proteins encoded together in one Vigna angularis cultivar LongXiaoDou No.4 chromosome 5, ASM1680809v1, whole genome shotgun sequence window:
- the LOC128196754 gene encoding uncharacterized protein LOC128196754 translates to MLYQQQFQSMRPVPSPIEEHVIPPPPTGRSAKGSCSASAIPEDDMDDGSPCLLYILEDTEMVLVARGTEFRSATVCHGMQLLEDEVKVSVDEMIIPDASVPLSTEEIFTVEQAYKSFISWPKFLVKPVSDPSTQAQEKIPLSEDDPLSSLHLLADILDDKPLEVEYDANVFGAGSEVPIYLNSQDVRELVSGTQELNISIIQLWTMYMSGVTNKLGRSDDYGFIDPQSIHESNDFEHINMSLIRSFGRGKKIYFLPYISGRHWQLLVMSMQDNYALWFCSLHRPPPTQLKQAIDW, encoded by the exons atgctataccagcagcagtttcagagcatgcgcccggtgccgtctcctatagaggaacatgttatccctccccctcccacag ggagaagcgcgaaaggaagttgttccgcatcagccatcccagaggatgacatggacgatggtagtccatgtctgctatacattttagaggatactgagatggtgctggtagctcgtggaacagagtttaggtcagcgactgtatgtcatggtatgcaactattagaggatgaggtgaaggtctcagtggatgaaatgatcataccagatgcctcggttcctctgtccacggaagagattttcactgtggaacaagcatataagtcgtttatcagttggcctaaatttttggttaaaccagtttctgacccctcg acgcaggcacaagagaagattcctctatctgaggatgaccctctttcttcattgcatctacttgctgacatccttgatgataagcctttggaggttgagtatgatgctaatgtatttggggcaggctctgaggtcccaatataccttaatagccaagatgtccgtgagcttgtgtcgggaacacaagagttgaatatttcaattattcaactatggacgat gtatatgtctggggtcactaataagttggggcgttctgatgattatggattcattgatccccaatcaattcatgaatcaaatgattttgagcaTATCAACATGAGTCTGATAAGAAGTTTTggaaggggcaagaaaatatactttttgccttatatatccgg gcgccattggcaacttcttgttatgtctatgcaagacaactatgctttgtggttctgctcattgcacaggcctcctcccacacaactcaaacaagcaattgattggtaa
- the LOC108318681 gene encoding receptor-like protein kinase — MMVRFNLVMICFSAMLYAVTALNTDGVTLLSLQKHWTFVPPSINLSWNASDSTPCSWLGVQCDNNHSTIYLNLSGNSISGLLGPEIGHLSHLQTLDLSSNNFSGNIPPELGNCSLLQNLDLSYNSITGNIPDSLRNLQNLVSFSSMYNGITGQIPEFLFQLEHLEDLLLNQNSLSGSIPMNVGNGTEIVTLYLDRNQLSGMIPPSIGNCSKLVELYLDYNQLHGVLPDSINNLQSVVKLSFSNNRLEGTIPLLGSSTCKTLQYLDLSVNKFSGGIPSTLGNCSGLTEIYALNTSLGGSIPSSLGQLTQLSVLRLETNHLSGQIPSEIGNCRSLKYLMLNNNELEGEIPSELGKLSQLQDLRLHFNNLTGGIPVSIWKISSLQQLHVYFNNLSGEVPLELAELKQLRKLCLYHNQFSGVIPQNLGINSSLVEMDLSYNLFTGNIPANLCFGQQLLRLVLASNQLQGGIPPDMGRCTTLTRLRLDGNNLSGPLPDFASNCSLTYMDFSGNNINGTIPSSLGNCKNLTTVILSHNNLSGIIPFGLGNLVNLQRLNLSQNKLEGPLPLELSNCKKMQYFDAGFNSLNGSFPSSLRTWTGLATLNLRDNHFTGGIPTFLSEFEGLYDLHLGGNVFGGQIPRSIGGLKNLFYELNLSANGLTGEIPPEIGKLTLLQSLDISLNNLTGKIEVLEDLTSLIELNISYNSFSGPLPETLVNLLHSSSSSFLGVPGLCVRCFPSNCSKSSSLKPCDENNTTHRKGLSKIKVMLIAVGSALLISILLLGLVYLIYYKQDVKIFPEQRSSTLLKKVMKVTENLNDRHIIGRGAHGVIYKVEFSLDKVFVIKKFPFKDNKKLITSMNAEIETTGKIRHRNLVRIKNFWLRKDFGLIMYKYMENGSLHDLLHEKFPPPTLEWNVRYTIAVGIAHGLEYLHHDCDPFIVHRDIKPKNILLNSDMVPRIADFGIARLLDHSSYSLQSLSVPGTVGYIAPENAYSTVMSRKSDVYSYGVLLLELICRKKVLDDPSFVEGKDLVGWVRCIWEKTKGIDGIVDSGLEEELLDSNLREQVEQVLLMALRCTDKNPGERPTMREVVKELIVRCKDIDMKSKC; from the exons ATGATGGTGAGGTTCAACTTGGTCATGATTTGCTTTTCTGCCATGTTATATGCTGTTACTGCATTGAACACTGATGGGGTGACTCTTCTGTCACTCCAGAAGCATTGGACATTTGTTCCTCCTTCCATAAACTTGAGTTGGAATGCTTCTGATTCCACTCCATGCTCTTGGTTAGGAGTCCAGTGTGACAATAACCACAGTACAATCTATCTTAACCTCTCTGGAAACTCAATTTCAGGTCTTTTGGGACCTGAAATAGGACACTTGAGTCACTTGCAAACACTTGACTTGTCCTCAAACAACTTCTCAGGGAACATACCTCCTGAGTTAGGAAATTGTAGTCTGCTTCAGAACCTGGACCTTTCTTATAACAGTATCACAGGAAACATACCTGATAGTTTGAGAAACTTGCAGAATTTAGTCTCTTTCAGTAGTATGTACAATGGGATAACTGGTCAAATTCCTGAGTTCTTGTTTCAACTTGAACACTTGGAAGATCTTCTCCTGAACCAAAACTCTTTGTCTGGTTCCATTCCAATGAATGTTGGGAACGGTACAGAAATTGTGACACTGTATCTGGATCGTAATCAGTTGTCAGGAATGATTCCACCGTCCATTGGAAACTGCAGTAAATTAGTGGAACTATATTTGGACTATAACCAGTTGCATGGAGTTCTACCTGATAGTATTAACAATCTTCAAAGTGTTGTTAAGTTGAGTTTCAGTAATAATAGACTTGAGGGAACCATTCCCTTATTGGGATCTAGCACATGTAAAACTTTACAATATTTGGACCTGTCAGTGAACAAATTTAGTGGAGGCATACCTTCAACCTTGGGGAATTGCAGTGGATTGACAGAAATTTATGCTTTAAACACAAGTTTAGGAGGAAGCATTCCATCCTCCTTAGGCCAATTAACACAACTTTCTGTTCTTCGCCTTGAAACCAATCATTTGTCTGGTCAAATACCTTCAGAAATTGGTAATTGTAGGTCATTAAAATACTTGATGTTGAATAACAATGAACTTGAGGGAGAAATTCCAAGTGAATTAGGAAAGCTAAGTCAGTTGCAAGATCTTAGACTTCATTTCAACAATTTGACAGGTGGAATTCCAGTGAGCATTTGGAAAATTTCCAGCCTTCAGCAACTGCATGTTTATTTCAATAACCTTTCTGGTGAGGTGCCTTTAGAATTGGCAGAACTCAAACAACTGAGAAAACTTTGCTTGTACCACAATCAGTTCTCTGGAGTCATTCCTCAAAACTTAGGAATCAATAGCAGTTTAGTGGAGATGGATCTCTCATATAATCTTTTCACTGGAAACATCCCAGCTAATCTCTGCTTTGGACAACAATTACTTAGGCTAGTCCTGGCTTCAAATCAATTGCAAGGTGGTATTCCTCCTGACATGGGAAGATGCACAACACTTACTAGGTTAAGGCTTGATGGAAACAACTTAAGTGGACCCTTACCTGATTTTGCAAGCAATTGTAGTCTCACCTACATGGACTTCAGTGGGAACAATATCAATGGAACAATTCCATCAAGTTTGGGAAACTGCAAAAATCTTACTACTGTTATTTTATCTCACAACAATCTTTCTGGGATCATACCCTTTGGGCTAGGAAACCTTGTGAACCTTCAAAGGTTGAACCTTTCTCAAAACAAATTAGAAGGTCCTTTACCACTTGAGCTGTCAAACTGTAAGAAAATGCAGTACTTTGATGCTGGATTCAATTCTCTAAATGGTTCATTCCCGTCTAGTTTGAGAACTTGGACAGGGTTGGCAACATTGAATTTAAGGGACAATCATTTCACTGGGGGTATCCCAACTTTCTTATCAGAATTTGAAGGCCTTTATGATCTACATCTTGGGGGAAATGTTTTTGGAGGCCAAATTCCTAGATCAATTGGTGGGTTGAAAAATCTTTTTTATGAGTTGAATCTAAGTGCTAATGGGCTGACTGGTGAAATTCCTCCTGAGATTGGAAAACTGACATTGCTGCAAAGCCTGGATATTTCTCTCAACAATCTGACTGGAAAAATTGAAGTTCTTGAAGATCTCACTTCATTGATTGAACTCAATATTTCATACAATTCTTTTTCTGGTCCTCTTCCAGAAACACTGGTGAACTTGCTCCattcttcttcctcatcattCTTGGGAGTTCCTGGCTTATGTGTTAGATGTTTTCCATCAAATTGTTCCAAAAGTAGCAGCTTGAAGCCATGTGATGAGAACAACACTACACATCGAAAAGGGCTGagtaaaattaaagttatgttgatAGCAGTTGGATCTGCACTACTGATATCAATTCTGTTACTTGGTCTTGTTTACCTGATATACTACAAGCAAGATGTGAAGATTTTTCCCGAACAGCGATCATCAACATTGCTCAAGAAGGTGATGAAGGTCACAGAGAACCTAAATGATAGGCATATTATTGGGAGAGGAGCTCATGGAGTTATTTACAAAGTTGAATTCAGTCTGGACAAGGTTTTTGTCATAAAGAAATTTCCCtttaaagataacaaaaaaCTGATTACTAGCATGAACGCAGAGATTGAAACCACTGGGAAGATAAGGCATAGAAATCTAGTGAGAATAAAAAACTTCTGGTTAAGAAAGGACTTTGGTCTAATCATGTACAAGTACATGGAAAATGGAAGTCTTCATGATCTTCTGCATGAGAAGTTTCCACCACCAACTTTAGAGTGGAATGTTCGCTATACAATTGCAGTTGGAATTGCACATGGACTTGAATACCTCCATCATGATTGTGACCCTTTCATAGTGCACAGAGACATCAAACCAAAGAATATACTCTTGAATTCTGATATGGTGCCTCGTATTGCTGATTTTGGCATTGCAAGACTTCTAGATCATTCCTCTTATTCATTGCAATCTTTATCTGTTCCTGGTACAGTAGGGTACATTGCACCAG AGAATGCTTATTCAACAGTGATGAGTAGGAAGAGTGATGTGTATAGTTATGGAGTGCTTTTGCTAGAGCTGATATGCAGAAAGAAGGTGCTAGATGATCCTTCATTTGTAGAAGGAAAAGATCTTGTGGGGTGGGTTAGATGTATATGGGAAAAAACAAAAGGCATTGATGGAATTGTTGACTCAGGGCTTGAAGAGGAACTTTTGGATTCAAATTTGAGGGAACAAGTTGAACAAGTGCTCTTGATGGCATTGAGATGTACTGATAAGAATCCAGGTGAGAGACCAACAATGAGAGAAGTGGTCAAGGAGCTGATAGTTAGATGCAAAGATATTGACATGAAGAGTAAATGTTGA